From Chitinophagaceae bacterium, the proteins below share one genomic window:
- a CDS encoding RecX family transcriptional regulator encodes MNKQFFSKEEAFQKAKQYCAYQERCHSEVKEKLYSFGLYRKEVEELLSKLIEENYLNEERFAIQFAGGKFRMKQWGRVKIKYTLRQKQVSEYCIKKALAGIPETDYSGTMQKLFDQKLRTLKSEKNIFIKKRKLQDHLMQKGYEPALVNSLIAGI; translated from the coding sequence ATGAATAAACAATTTTTTTCAAAAGAAGAGGCCTTTCAGAAAGCAAAACAATACTGTGCCTACCAGGAACGCTGCCACAGCGAGGTGAAGGAGAAACTCTACAGTTTTGGTTTGTATAGGAAGGAAGTGGAAGAACTGCTTTCGAAACTGATAGAAGAAAACTATCTGAACGAGGAACGCTTTGCCATCCAGTTTGCCGGTGGAAAATTCCGGATGAAGCAATGGGGCCGGGTAAAGATAAAATATACCCTCCGGCAAAAGCAGGTAAGCGAATACTGTATAAAAAAAGCGCTGGCCGGCATTCCGGAAACGGATTATTCAGGAACCATGCAAAAACTCTTCGACCAGAAATTAAGAACACTAAAAAGCGAAAAGAACATTTTTATCAAAAAAAGAAAACTGCAGGATCACCTGATGCAGAAAGGATACGAGCCGGCATTGGTAAATTCACTGATCGCCGGGATCTAG
- a CDS encoding TonB-dependent receptor, producing MKPIKQLLIITISFFLCTVANGQQGTKEEPVFVLTVLNERSQPVEAATLELIKDNKLVKAAITDAKGQARFEKIPAGNYTFSITSKGYHPKTTANYSFPSTINTATVTLLPSGTTLQEVSVSSRKPFVQNKQGKVILNVEAAVTNVGSTVLEVLEKSPGVTVDRNGGIALQGKTGVLVLVDDKPTYLGGAELNNLLSSMSSAQVEQIELMTNPPAKYDASGNAGIINIKTKKNKVKGFNGSLTVAAGQGVYPKNNNSLVFNYRSGKINTFLTYSMNLNKYLTDIYAYRKYYDDNGAVTSILDQPTYFSGTVFNNTIKLGADYSVTPKTTVGIVLGGTTIQRKGKSRASATWLSPAGVVDSAISTGSSSDNHFKSGLVNANLRHTISAKQELAVDIDWLNYAIRSEQYFNNRLQSSGGYNEASQGNIPSAIHIVSGKVDYTQRFGKNSTLQSGWKSSHISTDNTASYQNFHGTAWNEDYNKSNHFLYKENIHALYSSLETKYRKFSLQAGLRYEYTGYDANQLGNVLQKDSAFSRNYSGLFPSGYISYQADSSNSFTVTIGRRIDRPAFQKLNPFTFIINKYTYQTGNPFFLPQYSWNIELGHQYKSIVTTSVSYSIIKNYFSQLFLTDTAKGILYYSEGNVGRTHNIGLSATLIVSPFKWWSLTAQAVFNHKELKGYNGNANFRSDINQLNINISNQFTVLKKYTAEISGFYTSRARNDLQEVLYPTGQLSLGVARPVLKKKGTLKFSARDIFYTNAMEGLTQFTKATEYFILRRDSRVFNLSFTYRFGKAYKTVKRSSGSAGDEMERVGNG from the coding sequence ATGAAGCCTATCAAACAGCTCCTCATCATAACGATATCATTCTTCTTGTGCACCGTTGCCAACGGCCAGCAAGGCACAAAAGAAGAACCCGTGTTCGTGCTAACCGTATTGAATGAAAGATCGCAGCCGGTAGAAGCTGCCACATTGGAGTTGATAAAGGATAATAAATTAGTGAAAGCTGCCATCACAGATGCAAAAGGCCAGGCCCGGTTTGAAAAGATCCCGGCCGGGAACTATACTTTTTCCATTACCAGCAAGGGCTACCATCCGAAAACCACGGCGAATTATTCTTTTCCTTCCACCATAAATACGGCAACGGTAACATTGCTACCCTCCGGCACCACGTTGCAGGAAGTAAGCGTATCATCCCGTAAACCCTTTGTACAGAACAAACAGGGCAAGGTGATACTGAATGTAGAAGCAGCCGTTACCAACGTGGGCTCAACCGTGCTGGAAGTGCTGGAAAAATCACCGGGCGTTACCGTGGACAGGAACGGGGGCATCGCACTGCAGGGCAAGACGGGCGTTTTGGTCCTGGTAGATGATAAACCCACGTACCTGGGTGGAGCAGAGCTGAATAATTTACTCAGCAGCATGAGTTCGGCACAGGTGGAGCAGATAGAGCTGATGACCAACCCGCCTGCAAAATATGACGCCAGCGGCAATGCCGGCATCATCAACATCAAAACAAAGAAGAACAAGGTGAAGGGATTTAATGGTTCATTGACCGTTGCAGCAGGCCAGGGCGTTTACCCCAAGAACAACAACAGCCTGGTTTTTAATTACCGCTCCGGCAAGATCAATACATTTCTTACCTACAGCATGAACCTGAATAAATACCTCACCGATATTTATGCGTACAGGAAGTATTATGATGACAATGGTGCGGTCACTTCTATCCTTGACCAGCCCACGTATTTTTCCGGAACGGTTTTTAATAACACCATAAAACTGGGAGCGGATTATTCTGTTACTCCCAAAACAACCGTCGGTATTGTACTGGGAGGAACCACCATTCAGCGCAAAGGAAAGAGCCGGGCCAGCGCTACCTGGTTAAGCCCGGCAGGAGTGGTGGATTCAGCCATCAGTACCGGCAGCAGCAGCGACAACCATTTTAAAAGCGGGCTGGTAAATGCAAACCTGCGGCATACCATTTCAGCAAAGCAGGAACTGGCAGTGGACATAGACTGGCTGAATTATGCCATCCGCAGCGAACAGTATTTCAATAACCGGTTGCAGTCATCCGGTGGTTACAATGAAGCATCGCAGGGAAATATTCCTTCTGCCATCCATATTGTAAGCGGGAAGGTCGATTATACACAGCGGTTTGGGAAGAACAGTACCTTACAGTCGGGATGGAAATCATCGCATATCAGCACCGACAATACCGCTTCGTACCAGAATTTTCACGGAACCGCCTGGAATGAGGATTATAACAAGAGCAATCATTTTTTATACAAGGAAAATATCCATGCCCTGTACAGCAGCCTGGAAACGAAGTACAGAAAATTCTCCCTGCAGGCGGGGCTTCGGTATGAATACACGGGCTACGATGCCAACCAGCTTGGCAATGTGCTGCAGAAGGATTCAGCTTTCTCCCGCAATTACAGCGGTTTGTTCCCCAGCGGTTACATCAGCTACCAGGCCGATTCTTCCAACAGCTTTACGGTTACCATTGGCCGCCGGATCGATCGGCCTGCTTTTCAGAAACTGAACCCGTTTACGTTCATCATTAATAAATATACCTACCAGACCGGCAACCCTTTCTTCCTGCCGCAGTACAGCTGGAATATAGAACTGGGTCATCAATACAAAAGCATAGTCACAACTAGCGTCTCTTACAGCATCATTAAAAATTATTTTTCGCAGTTGTTCTTAACCGATACCGCAAAAGGGATCTTGTATTATTCAGAAGGGAATGTAGGGCGTACGCACAATATCGGCTTATCCGCCACGCTGATCGTATCGCCGTTCAAATGGTGGTCGCTTACTGCCCAGGCGGTGTTCAATCACAAAGAGCTGAAGGGATATAACGGCAATGCCAATTTCAGATCCGATATCAATCAGCTCAACATCAACATCAGTAACCAGTTCACGGTCTTAAAAAAATACACGGCAGAGATATCCGGGTTCTATACCAGCCGGGCAAGGAATGACCTGCAGGAGGTCTTATATCCTACCGGGCAGCTATCGCTCGGTGTGGCAAGACCTGTGCTGAAAAAGAAAGGCACGCTGAAATTCAGCGCCCGGGACATTTTTTATACCAATGCCATGGAGGGACTCACCCAGTTTACCAAGGCCACCGAATACTTCATCCTCCGCAGGGACAGCCGGGTGTTCAATCTTTCCTTTACATACCGGTTTGGCAAGGCCTACAAAACGGTTAAGCGTTCAAGTGGAAGTGCGGGTGATGAGATGGAGCGGGTAGGGAATGGTTAG
- a CDS encoding zinc-dependent peptidase: protein MQIVVLIIFIGAIIYTVWWLQKSKVLVKEPLPFQIKEILEEQVPFYQQLPENKKGSFEERTKQFLAQVKITGVKTRVEDMDRVLIAASAIIPIFNFPGWQYRNLHEVLLYPDSFDHKFEQQGAGRNILGMVGSGALNHVMILSQFELRQAFTNKTGKNNTAIHEFVHLVDKTDGDIDGVPGALLGKKYIIPWLQLMQKEMEFIRDERSDINPYGTTNEAEFFAVVSEYFFERPDFLKQKHPDLYALLLRIFSQPL, encoded by the coding sequence ATGCAGATCGTTGTCCTCATCATTTTCATTGGGGCCATTATCTATACGGTATGGTGGTTACAAAAAAGCAAGGTGCTGGTAAAAGAACCGCTGCCGTTTCAAATAAAGGAAATACTGGAGGAACAGGTACCCTTTTACCAGCAGTTGCCCGAAAATAAAAAGGGCAGTTTTGAGGAACGTACCAAACAATTCCTGGCCCAGGTAAAGATCACCGGCGTTAAGACCCGGGTGGAAGACATGGACCGGGTGCTGATAGCCGCCAGCGCCATCATCCCCATTTTTAATTTCCCCGGCTGGCAATACAGGAACCTGCACGAAGTGTTGCTCTACCCCGATTCTTTTGATCATAAATTTGAACAGCAGGGTGCCGGCCGAAATATCCTGGGCATGGTTGGCAGCGGCGCCCTCAACCATGTGATGATCTTATCGCAGTTTGAACTGCGGCAGGCTTTTACCAATAAGACCGGCAAGAACAATACAGCCATCCATGAGTTTGTACACCTGGTTGATAAAACCGATGGCGACATTGACGGCGTGCCCGGGGCCCTGCTCGGCAAAAAATACATCATACCCTGGCTGCAGCTGATGCAAAAAGAGATGGAGTTCATACGGGATGAGCGCTCCGATATCAACCCCTATGGGACCACCAATGAAGCCGAATTCTTTGCCGTGGTGTCTGAATATTTTTTTGAACGTCCCGACTTTCTGAAACAAAAACACCCGGACCTGTATGCGTTGTTGCTGAGGATATTCAGCCAGCCACTCTAA